The stretch of DNA GTACTCATTAAATAAGGATATTCAACATTTAGCTTTATGAGTTGACTTTGATTCGTCTAGCACTAATAACCGTCtactgtttttgtgtgttggTGTTGACTTGTGTAATGCTTTGCTTTGATTTGTCTATTAGTTGTAGGAGTCTAATCCTTTGCCTCATTATGTTGACTCATTTGGTCAATGATCTTATCAATTGAGTTCACTAAGTCTGCCTTAGAGTCATTTGGTGACCTTAGTCATTTGACAACTTTAATAGTCTTGAGTAGTTTGCACCTTGAGTCTTCTGGTCCAACCTGTGACTCATAAATTCAACACTTTTGATTTAGCTTGTCTAAGCTTCACTTTTGTTAGTGTTTGTTTCGCACTTCAGTCTTCATCTTTCTTTGTGTTACTTGTGCTTTTACTATGCTTTGCTTTCACTTATTGAACAAACATTAGATTAACAAAAAGATATATTCACAGTGATGAACATGGTTGTCTAATGGTTACTTATAAACATCTAATGAGGTCTTTAGGCTAGCTAGCCTTTTCTATATGTAATtcttatttcaatatataactATCCTAGAATTACTATGCTGACTtatctttcttgttttattgGAGATTTTATTATCACCAAAACCTACTTACTGTCAGGCTCGTCTAGTAGAGTTTTCCAACATCTAGTGCtaacaatttcttctttcatttcttATCTTAGTTTCCATCTTGTCTTGTGTTTAGCATGTTGTCGTTgagtttaaataaatagtttcaaaattttgcttactttcctttttaattgatttaaatttcTTGTTCCAATTTCTCTTGCACCAATGCTATGTCTATTGCATACTCTTGTCtaaattttgtgttgtttttttcatGCTTTACTTAGCTTTCAATTAGTCTTGTTAGACTCTTGTTTAGTCctttatatattcattaatCCATAGAAGTTGtcctaaaaaaatttacatgttTGTAGTTTAACACATgatttaccaaattaaaaatctcttgcttttcttgttttgagtttttcttttgctattatatcaataaaaaattcgAAAATATTATTTCCTTGCTGTTTAGGTGCAAGCCGAGAGGTCTGAGAAACTTTTATTCCCTCTATAGCCAACTAATACACTAATACATTGCATTATTAATTGTGAACTATATATGTTAACTTCAATTCATATGGTGTATTTTTGCAATGACACAACCATTCAATTCAAAAGCATTGGAATATGTCAGAACAATTTgagcaaaaatattttatacacatGCACTACACCTTATTTTCTTTTGGAACATTGTATAAATTTACTacgttttatataattatttggtttttgGATTCATTAATCTCTTTAGAATAACAAAATTCGGGAGTGATTGTgcaaatatatttgtttgattGCAGGTGGTGTATAATATAAGCAAGtgtataaaaaacaataaagcaCATGCGATGACCGTTTGAGAGTATATGACATCGTTCTTGGGCTTTTGTAATAATGAAGATTTGGGTTAAAATCGTCATTGTTTTATAAACTCTATTGGATGAAATTATTTCCTTTAGACGACAGTTTCACATTTGTCTGTCGTTAAAATTCCAATTAAAAGCCATGATTTAAGTAAGTAATTGTTGTTAAAACCTTTAGAACTAATGACATTCAGAATCGTTTTTAAAACCTATTTTAACTGTCTTTAAAAGTTTCGtgaatagtaataattttaacatattaaaacaacttttttttatcaattagaaaATTGTCATtcaccaaaaaaaaaacttctaatTCATGTGAAGAAATTTTCTAATTGCAATGTAATATCAAGTAACAGAAAACTTATTAAGGTATCCTACAAGATTTTTAAGTCTTTGTGGATCATTACGAATCTTCACAATCTTCTGGGAAATAGCTCTTCAAATACTTCCACCATAATCTAACacaaatgattataaaaattaagGTCTTGAGCTAGTTGAAAATAAAACAGTTACGCATGAGCTATGGTtatattataatgtattttatagAGGCATCGTTAGGGTTTGAGATTGTAAGGCAGCTTTAATTGTAAGCGCTGTGTGTGACAACGGAAAGCTTTAaaccattatttatttatttttctatctagAGTTAGATTTTGAATGTTGGGATTGCAAACTGTAATAAATAAACTGCCACCGATTTGAGTATCCGATGTTTAATAACATCTAAAATACAGGACAAAGACTTAAAtacaatgtcatatatatatatatatatatatatatatatatatatatatttatgcatTGTTTATTTTTCCCAGTGTTAGAATTTTATTTCTACAATTTAAATATGACATCATTGTAAAATTGAATCGTATTAAACCATCGAAAAATCCAATTGAATTCACAGAGAAATGAAACCTTTGTGCAGTGCTTGATTAGAGAGTAGAATCACATGCAAGATAAgcaattaaagtaattaaaatttagtgtaaTTAGttaatgaaaagaaagaaaaggaagtaaaagagtaattaaatggATGTTCCCAATGTTgtctattaattattattgaagCTACGTACGTACAAACAAAACACTAAAAAGGGGAAGGGTGAGGTGTGATGGTGGTTCTGGAGTGTGGAAGCCATGTTTAGTAGAATGTTTGCTGGATTTGTTGAGCGAGTTCTTCGGCACTGAGTTGGCATTCAATTCCAATCTACAAAGGACAGATTTAAGAAACCATAGTTATTAATGGACCACAGTGAACACGTAAATAGCATGCACACATTATCATTAATTTAGCTTccatgaaataaataatttcataggGTAGGTTCGTATTTAAAACCACTGTGccaataaaatatgttttttttcgcCAAAATAAAGACAATGCCTGCGAGATGCCATGATACATCACACGTCCCTGGCGTCTCAGACAAATCCAGTGAAAATTGTACTCATGTACTACATATCATTGTTTATTTCACATCACACTAGTTATGTACTTCACTGTAGAGTACTAGCtagccaaaaacaaaattacttcATTCAATATACACATATCTTCATCGTCActatattttcacatttttctatTGGTTGCCTTAATCTGACAAGCTTTTTGAGACTTCAAATACTTACAACTACAAATCAAACCTATCCTCATTACTTCAAATTGAGCCAGTGCTTGCTAGCTGTCATTCAGAGATACCAACATTTTGGACAcctatattaaataaaagaaacaaagagaaaaagaaaaaaacttcatGCATGTCAAAAGACAAACAAAATTTGACCATTAGTCATTTCGTctttttttcctataaattatgttaaatagtTGATATTTGATTTAGTTTacttttagaaactaattatcATGAATTTTAAAAGGGAAGGAACATTAATTCAACTTATATTTCATCAACTCCACATTAATACAAATAAGATATATACATAGGAAGTGAGAGAAAGATCGTGGTTTGATCTtcttgataataattttaaaaaataaagttgctTTTAAGGATTTATAAGGAAAGGTGGATTGATTGTGGATTTAACTccctaataaaaaaattaatggctaaaatttaattaaaaaaaatattttaacaactaaaatttgataactttttcttatcatctgaaaaaatattattaatgtagCTTTAGAACgtagagaaataaaaaatttaaaaaatagaaaaccacttaaaagatataattttagattataataaaaaattatcaaattctaattattaaaatattattttccaaaaataGATATGTTGAGCTTGAAGATAACCATACAATTTCTTGTTAGTAAGCATTAATCAGCATAATATTAACTTAAGATATCAATAAAACAGTGGTTTGTGAGCATGACAGTTACCTTAATAGTGAACGAGCTCAGCATGATTTCATCAGCAATGTTGATGTTGACATGAAGGATTTCAAGTGCTAGGTCTTCAAGTGCTGATATTATTCGCAGAGGCTGTCCAGGAATTGGTGGTGAAACTGTCTTGAGAAGAAGATGTGGACCTGAAAACTTGACCTCAACATCAGCCATAAGAGACTTGGAACTCGCAACAAGCTCTTTGATATTATCGTTGATGGAAGAAGAAGCCGAAGAAGTGGGAGAGTTGGCTATAGTTGGAGAAAGGTAACTGGGTTTGTAAGGGCTGTCAGGTTGTGGTGTCCTTGGACTAATGGGTAGGTTTATTCTAGGGCTCAATGCTGGTTTTCTAGGACTTAGTGGTGAAGCCCTTGTGCTTGAAACTACCCTCGGGCTTAGTACATCACTGTAaacttttctttgtttcttgGCCTCTAGGCACTGTAGCACCTGTTGCAACTCGTTGATGTAATCGACCACACCTCCAATTATTGATGCTTGGTCTCCCTGTATCATATAGGAACAAAACAACAAATCAGCACCAGATACCACTGCAAGAAAACACAACATACACAAGCCAAGGAGAAAATTTTCGTTATTGACTAATTTTTCCCTTACACTCAAATTACAACTAGATtacctaaaatattattttaatattttgtttttacttattattatttacattttttttatataaagtatGTATGTAAAACAGTGTACATCAAAGGATAACGACCCACTTTTCCTTATCCTTAGTACTTATACGCTATCCTCTCTTTAGGTGTCATCTTACTTACTTGGGTGTCGCTATggaataatttttatacttttcttaCACTCAATTTacaactataaaaaataatattatatcgattaatattttattatagtgtaatattttattgaataaaaaaaatgtagagtagataaatattttttctttcaatgttACTTTTGATATGCTACTAACCGATAAAACAAATGTTTTTCAACATCTCTTGCACAACTACACTTTAGTAATCTGTTTGTAGACGATGATTGCTcacaataataagaaaaaacatttacagTAGTTTGTTACGCTTGGTCTTTGTCGACATTGCATAATACAAAATCCTCAAAAATTCATAGGTAGTTCAGTTAATTAAAGTTGTCTATGTCAAAGACATTTGGAGAGTAAAACAAAGTCAGGAATGCAAACTCTTCTTGGAATAAATTAATGCAATAAAcgaattattatataaaatcgAGGAAAGTTTCTAGAATTTCAATACATATATATGAGtgatgtttaattaattaagcgATAAACAAGACTTAATTACCCGTTTGGCATAGAAGGAAGGCATAAGTGACCTTAATACGGACAAGTTTAAATTCATCTGCTTTCTTCGGTTGCGCTCCACTGTTATATGAGACACCTTCTGTGGTTCCTCCGGCAAGGTGGGGATAAGCTTTTTTGTCTTGCTTTCGGGTGAGATTTCAGCCTCAGTTTCAGCACTTGAAGATATTGAGAGCTTTTGAGACTCCATTGTTGAGTTGTGCTCGTTTTGTTTCGAAGTTGGAGGGGCAAAATCTTTGGAGTCTAGGCTCTGGAAAATGGAAATGAGGTCCCCTCCACCAAATTGGGTGTCCCCAAACACCGTATCTTGGAAAATATCAAATAAGTTGTCATCTATTAATGGACTTTTCTGGGGTTCCATGTCTTGTGAGTTTGGGAAGAGAAATTTCTGAAGTTTTGGATTAAGAAAAAGGTGGAAAGGAATAGATAAAAAGGAAAGGGGTGGTACAAAGTAGTTATGGCGTGAGGTCCAAGAGGTCGTAAATAAAATGAGAGGTACCTTGGGTGTGATGTGAAAGAGACTAAACCCTCACCATGAAGGTGTCAACTACTACAGTACCAGTACTAGTGAATGAATAGGTGGTTTTGTAAACGGTGAGAGATAGGATCTCAAGGCAGTGTTGTGGTGCACTGAATCTTATGCCAGCAGGCAGAGCAGAGAAGCAGTACCAGACCAAAtcttaaaattacaattaatattCAGAGACGTTAGCATGAAAGAGGTGGATATGGAATACATTGGAAAAATATAAGGGTTTCATTGGGTGCTAGTTAGTAATgaatgatagaaaaataaaatgcgTGCAAAATTCAAATCGATCTTCTCCTTGCATTTGAAGAAAATAGAACATTTAAGTTATGAAACGatactaataattaaaagtcGATATTAATTGGTTAACAGTATTAGATTTATGTTGTGTGACTTTAAGATGataaatgttaatttattagttataatttgaAAGTTCTTGTTAAACTGCGTTGGTTGATTTTaagttgaatttttaattaaagcaTTTAGCATAGATTAAGTTAATATCaatgtttttctattttaaaatttatttaatgtagaCTTAATCGacgttaaataaatatattttcaatattaactTAATTTGCTTGAGCTTGATAGacattaataacaataatttaaagaaaaatgttatacAACACTTCCATCTTTAACGAAATAAAATACaaacgagaaaatagaaaaaaaaaaagtaatggaGATAAGTGTGAATGTGGAAGGAAATAAGTGTGAAGGAATAAGATGAGAAGAAGAATGGGTGAACGATGTTGTGTAAATCATGAAGAAAAGAGATTTGTGAGGTGTGTATATTAATTGTTCTTAAGAACTTATCTGTGTTGAGTTGTACAAATCCTTAGGATACAACAAGAATTTTCCATATCTTTCAAGGATATCAgaagtagtaaaataaaatttaaaaataataacccaagattttaaaaaaagatagaaGGGAGAGAAAATAAGAGTTAGAGAATAGAAGTGGAGAGAATGCTTCAATGTGTGTTTTCATAGGTGAGCACAAACCTCTATCTATAGATGTTGGAGATGGGTCAAATAATCACAATCCACTCAGAAAATCTACAATAGATCTAAGATGCTCACCATGACTTGCGAAGAGCACACAGTACCTTGCGGCTAAAGGTGAGCAACACTTTGCAGCAACGTTTGATAACAACGTTCACCAAGATCTGTGGAATCAACCATGCAGCCCACGTCTCGTGGAGAAGATCTCACCACTTGTTAGGAGTAACCTCACATCCACTAGATGTGGGCTCTTGAAGAATGGTTACCATCGTGTACAAGTTTCGTTCTAGAAGAAAAACCCTTTTGCAATATATAAAAACTTTCTTTGacaacaatcccccacatattGCGAAAGGtaagaacaaaagaaagaaggaaATCATGTGTCTCATATAAGATGTAATGCATCAGAGCTAGTATatcaagctatatgaaccagtcCCAGATCGAGAAACTTAACACATAGTGTAGTTTGTATAACAAGCTATATGAACAAAAACATTTGGTGTGTATCAGTGGTTTACTAATACACCCCAACAATTGTTGTTGTGTTATGCTTACTAGGCTATGCGTGTGTCCGATATTCATGAGTGTTCTAGAGATCTTCACAAATCTCTTGCAAGCGGCTCCACTCAATACTCATATAGGTGAATTCATGAAGTGTATGTTGCAAATCATACATCACTTGTAAGGgtgaaaatcattaaaactttgttCAGACTAAAATTCTAACACCATAGAagagaattttaattataaattttaatctctCAATAATACAGTCTCTGGCACTTTCACACACAACATAGGAATAgtcataattgatttaaaatcaatttagtgctATTAAAACTAACAAGTGACTTGATTTTACCCATACAaaccttattcatgggatctTCAATCACAAAGGTTAGGTTGCcatctaataattaaaattatcatgttttatatttttgtttatttttatattttattgttattttattattatttttttagatattttaggtttcatttaataaaattggaaaagtcCTAGTGGAATGTTTGCTAAGAAGTTTTTTAACCACTTAGCTTCAGTACTTGTCATTTCGAGAGCAAAAAACTCATATTCCATTGTTGATCTTGCAATAATGGTTTGTTTGTCTTATCTTATCTCCATGTAATCACACCACCCCCAAGGGTGTGAATACATAACCACTAGTGGATTTTGTCCTCATCTAAATCAGAGATCCAATTAGCATCACTATACGCTTCTAGTACAACGGGAAACCCACTATATTCAATGGCATAATCCATTGAACCTCTTAGTATCCCACAAGTCTTGCAAGTGCATCCCAATGTTCTTGATTAGGACATTTTGGTGTACTTAGTTAGTTTGCCTACTGCATAAGCAATATCAGGTCTAGAAAAACTCATTAGATGCAGTAAGCTCCAATTATTTGGGCATACTAAGGTTGACAAATGAATTCtcttatatttttcctttaatttggAGTTAGCGTCATAAAGGGTACTCACATGTTTGAAGTCATAATATCCAAACTTCTTGAAAAGTTTCTCAATGTATTGTTCTTGGGATAGTAATATACCATCTCCCTTCCTTATGATTTTAACACCTAAAATCACATTAGCTTCACCCACatcttttatttcaaatttagatcCTAGAAAAAATTTAGTTGAAAAGACTCTATCAATCCATGTAACAAATATTAACGTATCATCGACATATAAACATATAATGACACATTCACCATCTTCAGATTTAGAGTATGCACATTTATCAACATCATTAAATGAAAAACCATCATAAAGTAACACATTATTAAGTTTTTCATGCCATTGTTTTAGTGTTTGTTTCAACCCAcataaaaagattt from Vigna unguiculata cultivar IT97K-499-35 chromosome 8, ASM411807v1, whole genome shotgun sequence encodes:
- the LOC114193162 gene encoding transcription factor SPEECHLESS-like, encoding MESQKLSISSSAETEAEISPESKTKKLIPTLPEEPQKVSHITVERNRRKQMNLNLSVLRSLMPSFYAKRGDQASIIGGVVDYINELQQVLQCLEAKKQRKVYSDVLSPRVVSSTRASPLSPRKPALSPRINLPISPRTPQPDSPYKPSYLSPTIANSPTSSASSSINDNIKELVASSKSLMADVEVKFSGPHLLLKTVSPPIPGQPLRIISALEDLALEILHVNINIADEIMLSSFTIKIGIECQLSAEELAQQIQQTFY